The Bos mutus isolate GX-2022 chromosome 12, NWIPB_WYAK_1.1, whole genome shotgun sequence genome includes a window with the following:
- the EBPL gene encoding emopamil-binding protein-like isoform X2 — MRKGTLISPLSSSNQVFEFPLRKVLSLYQEEKNIHFTVDWESVLKWYCEGPYVYLSMVGNITDSDALIASLWKEYGKADARWLYFDPTIVSVEILTVVLGGSLALVLVYAIVKEKHYRHFVQITLCVCELYGGWMTFCPDWLMGSPNLNTNSWLYFWVYLVFFNGVWVLIPGLLLWQSWVELKKMHHKGSNSRKKFQ; from the exons ATGCGGAAGGGCACTCTGATCTCCCCGCTTTCTAGCTCAAATCAGGTCTTTGAATTTCCCTTGAGAAAGGTGCTCTCCCTTTACCAGGAGGAAAAGAACATTCATTTCACTGTGGACTGGGAGTCAGTGCTGAAATGGTATTGT gAAGGCCCTTATGTCTACTTGTCTATGGTGGGAAACATCACAGACTCAGATGCCTTGATCGCTTCATTGT ggAAAGAATATGGCAAAGCTGATGCAAGATGGCTTTATTTTGATCCAACCATCGTGTCTGTGGAAATTCTGACGGTCGTCCTGGGTGGATCTCTGGCACTGGTCCTCGTTTATGCCATCGTCAAAGAGAAACATTATCG GCATTTCGTACAGATTACCCTGTGCGTGTGTGAATTGTATGGCGGGTGGATGACCTTCTGCCCAGACTGGCTTATGGGAAGCCCCAACCTCAACACCAACAGTTGGCTCTACTTTTGGGTCTATCTGGTATTTTTCAATGGTGTTTGGGTTCTGATCCCAGGACTGTTACTGTGGCAGTCATGGGTAGAACTCAAGAAAATGCATCACAAAGGATCTAATTCACGCAAAAAGTTTCAGTGA